One window of Methanobacterium alkalithermotolerans genomic DNA carries:
- a CDS encoding glycosyltransferase family 4 protein, which translates to MRLCIVTTMFPKYKGDYYGSFVYDEAKELVKKGCEVHVITQHNEGIPYEENMDGIYIHRFRWLKPKKFRALVHFNGIKDYFRLTTYLISLFLKLIYIIRKNNIDVIHSHSAVPTGFVSIFVSKILRRPHFITVHGMDVNDCIKHPIIKYFVLFALNNCDNVIVVSDHLKKKLISTGIYRKKIKILRNAININKFKPIRNYEIRERYKITKQEILILFVGYLDTFKGVFELLEAFYKLNNKYFNLKLMFVGVGPKSSDLINKTTKLGLQDKILFVGNISHDYIHEYYQAADIVVLPSYGEGGGPPLSILEAMACGIPVIGSNVGGIPEGIHHSVNGLITSPKSINDLAKKIEILVTNPDLRKQFGKESLRIIKIKSLDINTKINKLVNFYKNSIG; encoded by the coding sequence TTGAGGTTATGTATAGTTACAACAATGTTTCCTAAATATAAAGGAGATTATTATGGTTCTTTTGTTTATGATGAAGCAAAAGAATTAGTAAAAAAAGGGTGCGAAGTTCATGTAATCACTCAACATAATGAAGGAATACCTTATGAAGAAAACATGGATGGTATTTACATTCATAGATTTAGATGGTTAAAACCTAAAAAATTTCGGGCTCTTGTACATTTCAATGGAATTAAAGATTATTTTAGGCTCACTACATACCTAATTTCTTTATTTTTGAAATTAATTTATATTATTAGAAAAAATAATATAGATGTTATACATTCTCATTCAGCTGTCCCAACTGGCTTTGTATCAATCTTTGTTTCCAAAATTCTTAGGAGACCTCATTTTATTACAGTTCATGGCATGGATGTAAATGATTGTATTAAACATCCTATCATAAAGTATTTTGTTTTATTCGCACTTAATAATTGTGATAATGTAATTGTTGTTAGTGATCATCTTAAAAAAAAGCTCATAAGTACAGGAATTTATAGAAAAAAAATTAAAATTTTAAGAAATGCTATAAATATTAATAAATTTAAACCGATTAGAAACTATGAAATTCGTGAAAGGTATAAAATAACTAAACAAGAAATATTAATCTTATTTGTAGGCTATTTAGATACTTTTAAAGGAGTATTTGAATTATTAGAGGCATTTTATAAATTAAATAATAAATATTTTAACTTAAAATTAATGTTTGTTGGGGTAGGACCCAAGAGTAGTGATTTAATTAATAAAACTACAAAGTTAGGTTTACAAGATAAGATATTATTCGTGGGGAATATATCTCATGATTATATACATGAATACTATCAGGCAGCAGATATTGTTGTTCTTCCGTCTTATGGGGAAGGTGGAGGTCCTCCTTTATCTATTTTAGAAGCTATGGCTTGCGGAATACCTGTAATAGGTTCTAATGTTGGTGGAATTCCTGAAGGGATTCACCATTCTGTTAATGGATTAATTACATCTCCAAAAAGTATAAACGATTTAGCTAAGAAAATTGAAATTTTAGTAACTAATCCTGACTTAAGAAAACAATTTGGAAAAGAATCATTAAGGATTATTAAAATTAAATCTTTAGATATCAATACAAAAATAAATAAACTAGTTAATTTTTATAAAAATTCTATCGGTTGA